In Providencia rettgeri, the following proteins share a genomic window:
- a CDS encoding NADH:flavin oxidoreductase/NADH oxidase has translation MSRLFSPASISQVSLKNRIIVPPMCQYSAENGMPTAWHNAHYMNLALSGASLVIVEASAVVPEGRITYKDLGLWNDEQMVAMQKMLNDIRHFSDARFGVQIAHAGRKASTELPWLGGNSIQPTQPNGWQTVAPSAIAFGENAIPHALTIDEILQVKQQFIDAAIRAEKAGFDVIEIHAAHGYLLHEFLSPISNLRQDEYGGCFKNRTRLLINIFHEMREAISPNVAIGVRISATDWLESGWSVPESIELTELLEDLGCDYIHVSSGGLSTEQQIPLSPNYQVPLAQAIHEQSMMPVIAVGLITEPLQAEAILATHQADFVAIGRGILFEPRWPWRAASELNEQIDVAPQYRRCAPHQFKHLFK, from the coding sequence ATGAGCCGCCTTTTTTCACCTGCATCAATAAGCCAAGTTTCGTTGAAAAATAGAATCATTGTTCCCCCGATGTGCCAATATTCCGCAGAAAATGGCATGCCAACCGCTTGGCATAACGCCCACTATATGAACCTTGCTTTATCAGGGGCCTCCTTAGTGATTGTAGAAGCCAGTGCTGTTGTTCCTGAAGGGCGTATTACCTACAAAGACTTAGGCTTATGGAATGACGAACAAATGGTCGCCATGCAGAAAATGCTCAACGATATCAGACATTTTTCAGATGCGCGTTTCGGGGTACAAATTGCTCACGCAGGTAGAAAGGCATCAACCGAGTTACCTTGGTTAGGGGGTAACAGTATCCAGCCTACACAACCCAATGGTTGGCAAACTGTTGCACCATCAGCAATCGCTTTTGGTGAGAACGCAATCCCACATGCATTAACGATTGATGAAATTTTACAGGTCAAACAGCAATTTATTGACGCCGCCATTCGTGCTGAAAAAGCCGGTTTTGACGTTATTGAGATCCATGCTGCTCACGGATATTTACTGCATGAATTCTTATCACCAATATCAAACTTACGACAAGATGAATATGGTGGATGCTTTAAGAATCGTACTCGCTTACTGATTAATATTTTCCATGAGATGAGAGAAGCCATTAGCCCTAATGTTGCAATTGGTGTACGGATCTCCGCAACAGATTGGCTTGAATCGGGTTGGAGCGTACCTGAATCAATTGAGCTAACAGAATTATTAGAAGATTTAGGTTGTGACTATATCCACGTCTCATCTGGCGGGTTATCAACTGAACAACAGATACCATTAAGCCCGAATTACCAAGTACCATTAGCACAAGCGATCCATGAACAAAGTATGATGCCCGTGATTGCTGTAGGTCTGATTACAGAGCCGTTGCAAGCCGAAGCGATACTTGCAACCCATCAAGCTGATTTTGTCGCTATTGGTAGGGGGATCTTATTTGAGCCGCGATGGCCTTGGCGAGCTGCGAGTGAATTGAATGAACAAATAGACGTTGCGCCACAATACCGGCGCTGTGCCCCACATCAATTTAAGCACTTATTTAAGTAA
- a CDS encoding DMT family transporter has product MYSQRKAEFFLVLTTIIAAWGWVFSREAVQGMPIFAFLGSRFLFAAIILAPFCGGEKNRIAVKQLPKILMTGGWMSLNMVLWIHAVAITDSIGEGAFIMSLAMLFVPLVAWVILKNKPVRYFWEALPVAVLGLACLTLFKAQLEFKASQLWFLGAAIVQAIYFCYTSLYTRTIPLLPLTTIQLACTGVTGLVLSLFLEEWPSSITVPTIMWFIASVVIATSLRFVLQLIGQKNTTAGNAAIIMILEPVMTVFVAAIWYSERMPFIQIVGCVLILSSLFYYRWRCSNSLPR; this is encoded by the coding sequence ATGTATTCACAAAGAAAGGCAGAGTTTTTCTTGGTGCTTACCACGATAATTGCGGCTTGGGGATGGGTGTTTTCCCGAGAAGCAGTGCAGGGAATGCCAATATTTGCCTTTCTTGGTAGCCGTTTTTTATTCGCTGCTATCATTTTAGCCCCTTTTTGTGGGGGCGAGAAAAATAGAATAGCGGTAAAGCAATTACCCAAAATATTAATGACTGGCGGTTGGATGTCATTAAATATGGTGCTTTGGATCCACGCAGTTGCGATAACAGACTCAATTGGAGAAGGGGCCTTTATCATGAGTCTGGCGATGTTGTTTGTTCCCCTAGTTGCATGGGTGATTTTAAAAAATAAACCTGTACGTTATTTCTGGGAGGCACTTCCTGTCGCTGTTCTGGGGCTGGCATGTTTAACACTATTCAAGGCTCAACTTGAGTTTAAGGCAAGCCAACTATGGTTTCTTGGCGCTGCAATTGTTCAGGCTATCTATTTTTGTTATACCAGTTTATATACTCGAACAATTCCTCTGTTGCCGTTAACGACCATTCAACTTGCTTGTACTGGAGTGACAGGGCTAGTTTTGTCACTCTTTTTGGAAGAATGGCCAAGTAGCATCACAGTACCCACTATAATGTGGTTTATTGCTAGTGTGGTGATAGCAACGAGTTTGCGGTTTGTATTACAGCTGATTGGTCAAAAAAATACCACAGCAGGAAATGCGGCAATTATTATGATCCTTGAACCTGTTATGACTGTATTTGTAGCGGCTATTTGGTACAGTGAAAGAATGCCTTTTATCCAAATTGTTGGCTGTGTGCTAATTTTATCATCATTATTCTATTATCGATGGCGTTGTTCTAATTCATTGCCCAGGTGA